The following are encoded in a window of Peromyscus maniculatus bairdii isolate BWxNUB_F1_BW_parent chromosome X, HU_Pman_BW_mat_3.1, whole genome shotgun sequence genomic DNA:
- the LOC102911742 gene encoding melanoma-associated antigen B10-like yields the protein MPRGHKNKRHARKKRHQTRGEAQACKGVQETVEEIPEAAEKSSAASQSQPGADSSSTPEAPERATPSASSTLSISSIESHESSFEESDEFQEKESPVEDQPCTIRPHQEMVAGKVIVLLQYLLHNYNLKQFTTKEDMLKLLTKKYEDDFPEIFRKASQKLEDAFAMEVREVNSSNPTYNLISKLKLPNNGRIRAGKGFPKTAFVMCVLGIILVKGNCASEEEIWQILKTKRIYPGKKHCIFGEPRKLLTHYLVKLNYLEYRQVAGSDPPRYEFLWGPKAYAETSKVKVLEYLAKTNQTTPGAISALYEEVLKGDREQTEARDEDN from the coding sequence ATGCCTCGTGGTCATAAGAATAAGCGCCATGCACGGAAGAAACGCCACCAGACCCGAGGTGAGGCTCAGGCTTGTAAAGGTGTTCAGGAAACAGTAGAGGAAATACCAGAGGCAGCAGAAAAGTCCTCTGCTGCTTCCCAGAGCCAGCCTGGGGCTGATTCctccagcactcctgaggctCCTGAGAGAGCAACACCATCTGCCTCAAGCACTCTGAGTATTTCTTCCATTGAATCACATGAGAGTTCCTTTGAGGAAAGTGATGAATTCCAGGAAAAGGAATCCCCCGTTGAGGACCAGCCTTGTACCATCCGTCCTCACCAAGAAATGGTAGCAGGAAAGGTAATAGTGCTCTTACAGTACTTGCTTCACAACTACAATCTGAAGCAGTTTACTACTAAGGAAGACATGCTGAAGCTTCTCACCAAGAAGTATGAAGACGACTTTCCTGAGATCTTTAGGAAAGCCTCTCAGAAGCTCGAAGATGCCTTTGCAATGGAAGTGAGGGAAGTCAACTCCAGTAATCCCACATACAACCTCATCAGCAAGCTGAAGCTCCCCAACAATGGGAGGATTCGTGCTGGCAAAGGCTTTCCCAAGACTGCTTTTGTGATGTGTGTCCTAGGTATCATCCTCGTTAAGGGCAATTGTGCCAGTGAAGAAGAGATCTGGCAGATCCTGAAGACGAAGCGAATCTATCCTGGGAAGAAGCACTGCATCTTTGGTGAGCCCCGGAAGCTCCTGACCCATTATTTGGTGAAGCTGAATTACCTGGAGTATAggcaggtggctggcagtgatCCTCCACGCTATGAGTTCCTTTGGGGTCCCAAAGCCTATGCTGAAACAAGCAAGGTGAAAGTCCTGGAATATTTGGCCAAGACAAACCAAACAACACCTGGTGCCATCTCTGCCCTTTATGAAGAGGTTTTGAAAGGTGATCGGGAACAAACAGAAGCCAGAGATGAAGATAACTGA